The Pseudomonas sp. MH9.2 genomic interval CTTCCTTGATGGCCTCTTCCAGAAGTTCGGCAGCCTGATTGAGACGACCGTTGGCAAGATGAACCTCTGCCTGACCAAGAACATCAGCCGATCGTTCACGCACCGGCTCAACGGCAGGTACTGGCACTGGCGCCAGCATGACGCTTGGCGGCGGAACATCGACACCGTCGAAACTGTCTTCAGGCAAATCCATGTCAGCCGCAAACTGGGTTTCTTCGGCCAGCGCCCGAGCCATACGTTTATGTTTGTCAGACGCTTGCCGAGCATTGCGACGTCGCGCCAGGAGCAGCAGCAAGAGCAGCGCAATCAACAGCGCGCCGCCACCCAACAACCCCAACATCAGCGGGCTGGCAAGCAATTGATTCAATGCATTATCTGCATTTTCTTCTGCTGCGGGCGCGGCAGGCGCAGGAGCGATCGGCGCGGCATCCGGCGCTGCGCTGGCTTGCGCAGCACCCGGTGGCAGAGCATCTTCGGGCGCAATCTCGCCCGGGACCTTCGCAACCATATCAGCCGCGACCAGTTCAGCAGGTAGCGGTGGCACGGTATTAGTGGCGCCAGGTGCGGTCGCCCCATCAGCCTGCATCTTCGCCAACTGATTATTTTTCAACTGGATCAAGCGCTGCAACTTGTCCAACTGGCTTTGCAAATCAGTCATGCGGCTTTTCAGTTCCGCATTATCACGACGCGTCGTGTCGAGGTTTTCCTTGGCTACCGCCAGCTTGTTGCTGAGCGCCTTGCTATCACCCGAGGCACCTTTGCCGCCCGCCTTGGAGCTGCCCGAGACCAGGCTCAAGTTATCCTGCGCGTCGACCTTGGAAGGTGCGGCGTCGGCACGAGCGCGACGGGTCGCATCAACCTGACGCGCGGCTGCGGGCAAACTGCGACGCTGACGCCAGGCCACATTTTGCTCCGCCACCTGAGCGACGGCCTGCGGCTGAGGGAGCGTGGTGATTTGCTGCTGATCGGGAAGACGCAACACTTGACCGGTTTTCAGCCGATTGATGTTACCGCCAATAAACGCATCCGGGTTCAGCGCCTGAATGGCCAGCATGGTCTGCTGAACCGACCCACCATTGCGCACGCGGGCGGCGATTTCCCACAACGTATCGCGTTTACTGGTGGTGTATCGAGCAGGTTTAGCCTCCGCGACCGGGGTCGGCGCAGGCGCCTCTACCGGTGCAGGCGGCGTTGCGGCCGGTGCTTGAGGCTCGGCGGGCGCAGTGGCCGGAAGTTGCGCAGCAACGGCCGCTTCCGGCGTAGCCTTCGGCGGATCGAGTAACAGGCTGTATTCGCGCAGCAACCGGCCGTTAGGCCAGAGCACTTGCACGAGGAATTTCATGTAGGGGTCACGAACCGGCTTGCTCGACGTAATCCGCAGAACGCTTTTACCGCCGGCATTCAGCACCGGGGTAAACGTCAGATCATCGAGAAATGCCTGCCGAGCAACGCCAGCCTGGGCGAAATCAGCGGATGGCGCCAAGCTCGGCACTACCTGCCCGGCATTCAGGTCTCGCGCATCAAGCAACTCGATCTCGGCAACCAGAGGCTGGTTCAGGGTCGACTTCAATGTCAGGTCCCCGAGCACCAACGCATGCGCCATACCGGACGACAACGCCGAAGCGGCAGCGATTGCTAAAACCAGTTTGCGAACCTGAACCATAGCCCATCCCTTGTTTGAATATTCCTCGGCAACCGAGAAGGTAAAGTCTGAAAGCTAAAACGATTCTTGAATTGTTGCCAAGTATCTTTTACACAAGGTCTTTTATCAACAATTCAGCCACTTGCACAGCGTTCAACGCCGCACCCTTGCGCACATTATCAGACGTGATCCACAGATTAAGTTCCTCCGGGTCGTCGATCCCTGTACGCACTCGTCCTACATAGACGACATCCTGACCCACGGCATCACCAACCGCCGTGGGGTAATCGCCCGCTTCAATCAGTTCGATTCCCGGTGCAGCCTCCAGCACAGCATTGACTGCCGCTAGATCGACCGCGCCCGATAGCTGCAGCGAAACGCTAAAGCTATCGCCAAAAAATACAGGAGCTTGAACGCAGGTAGCGGACACCTTAAGCAATGGCATGGCAAGCAACTCGCGCAACTCTGTGACCAAACGCTTTTCCAACGGCGCATGGCCTTGGGTGTCGGGCGTACCGACCTGAGCCAGCAGGTTGAACGCCATCTGCCGATCAAAAAAGCGTGGTTCCATCGGTCGCACATTGAGCAGCTCAGCGGTTTGCCGAGCCAGCTCCGCCACCCCTTCGCGGCCCTGACTGGACACTGCAAGGCAGGCAGTGACATTGACCCGGACGACGCCGAGCAGCGCACGCAACGGCGCGATCACCACTGCCAATGCCGTCGCCGACGGGCTGGGACTGGCAATTTGATACGGCTTTCTCAGCGCGCCAAGCAGGGCCGCGTTGACTTCTGGAATAATAGTGGGCGCCTGCTCAGCCGGCAAACCGCCCGACAGATCGATCACCGTGCAACCCGCCGCTGTCGCCCGCGCTGCATAGCTGCGGGTAATGGCTGGGCCAGCGGCAAAAAAGACCAGCTGGACTTTGCTGAAATCGAATTCATCCACTTCACGCACGCGCACGTTCTTGCCCTTGAACGGCACCGAATGGCCCGCCGATTCGATGCTCGCCAACAAGTGCAGACTGGCCACCGGAAACTCGCGCTCTTCAAGAATCTGGACGAGGGTTTCGCCAACAGTGCCGGTGGCGCCGATCACGGCAATATCAAAGGACTGCTTCATGCAAAAACCTCAAGCAAAAACGGGGAGCGGCACTTTAACCGTCGAGGTACCGACAGGCAATTAACCGCAGGAACAGAGACAGGTCCAGAACTGCTGACAACCCACTTCAGGGTTCGAGTCCGATTCGAAAAAATTCGCCACCACTCCATACGCCCAACCAACGCTGGCCATCTATTTCTCGCGTTACCGCCAGATCAACCAATTGATAGAACACATTGCGGTGCATCAGCGCTTCCAGATTGACCCGCACATGGACATAAGGCGCTGGTTCCTGAGTGAGCGGGTCAATTTCTACCCGTATCGGATGCTCGGGCCCCGCCTCGGTCTGATCCTCGACATTGGTGGTGAAGCGCAAACGCTGATCTTCGCCCTGGCCTTCCACTTCAAGGCTGACTGCAACAAAAGGTGCGTCATCCACCCTGATCCGGACCTTCTCCACGGGAGTGATCAGAAAGTAGTCGTCGCCGTCACGGCGCATGATCGTGGAGAACAGGCGCACCATGGGCTTACGTCCAATGGGCGTGCCGAGGTAGTACCACGTGCCGTCACGGGCGATACGCATATCTATATCGCCGCAAAAATCGGGATTCCACAGATGAACAGGCGGCAACCCCTTCGACTTGGGAATCTGCGCGAATAGATCGTTGGCATTGCCGGGACCACTCATGCCTTTCTCCTTAGCGACTCATGCCTAACAGACTGCGAGCGTAGTCCTCCAGGGGTGGACCAAGCAAATCTTCGGGCTTGGTGTTGCGCAGTGTCAGCAATCCGCCGCGGGTGTGAATCCGTGCGGTATCGATCAAATAGCGGGTACTGGTTTCGATCAGCATCAGCTGAATCACGCCGCTGTCGACGCCCAGCCGATCCACGGCTTGCTGGTCGTGCCATTCGTCAGTGTTGCCAATCCTGTCGTCAGCTTTGGCGAAACGGGTGTACAGCAAATAATGCGCACCCGCCGCGCGCGCCTCGCTTAAGGCTGCATCCAGACCAATCGGCGCTCGGGCCCGACGAACCATAGGGAAGTATTCGACAAAGCCGTGAAAGGCTTCTTCCGCCACGACATTAGGCCGCGGATAGGCATTGCCGGGGGGAACGAATGAGCCCTGGGCAATATAGATAAAGGAGTCTGCCTGTATACGCAGATTGTTCGCGCGACTCGTGTTGCTGTGATCGAGTAAGCCCGCATCACTCAACTGATCGTGAGCGCCCTGCCCCATGTCACTGACACTCATGCAGCCACTCAACGCCAGAAGCGTCAGTAGCAAAACCAGACTACGCATCATCCACTCCCTCGTGCCGGTGACGGAAAACCGGCGAATGGGCACAAGATGCAGCTTCCGCGCCATCAAGCAGTGTATGAGCGACGATGATGGACAGTTTTACGTGGGAACGCCGGGATGCGAGAAGCTTAGCCGCCAATAATTTTCATGATCGTGGCGCCGCCGGAAAACGCGACTTCTTGCTTGTCGCCCAAGGCTCTGACCAGCAAACGCTGGAGCGCTGGCAACGCTTCGTGGCGTGGCTTATCCAACAGATCGCCTACGTAATGGCGGTTGCTGGAGGACAGGCAACCGTGCAACCAGCCCGTGGAAGAAAGGCGCAAACGTGAGCAGGTACGGCAAAACGGTACGCTTTCGTTGGCAATCACGCCGAAAAAACCAAGGTCGGGAATTTGATAGCGGACAGCTGTAGCATCGACTGGCGCGTCGGCTTGCAGGTACTCATAACGCTCGCCGATCAATGCCAGCAATTGTTGCAGACTGACAAACTGCTGCAGGAAGGCATTCGAATCGTTGGCCAGATGGCCCATGCGCATCAACTCGATAAACCGCAGCTCGTATCCGCGCTCAAGGCAGTAGTCGAGCATCGGCATCACCTGATCCAGGTTTTGCCCGCGCAGCGGCACCATATTGACTTTGATTTTGATCCCGGCGGCGCGCGCCTGATCCATGCCGTCCAGCACGCTGGCCAGATCCCCGCCACGGGCAATCTGGCGGAAGGCCACAGGATCAAGGGTATCGAGGGACACATTGAGCCGACGAATACCCCCATCGACCAGCAATGGCAGCTTGCGAGCGAGTAATTGTCCATTGGTGGTCAGGCTGATATCAGCCAGCCCCAATTGACCGACTCGCCCCATGAACGCTTCCAGCTTCGGGCTCACTAGTGGCTCGCCGCCAGTAATACGCAAACGCTCAATGCCCGCGGCTTCGATCAGATAGGCTACGCCACGCGCCATGGCATCGGCCGACAATTCATCCTGCGCAGCCACCAACCGCTTGCCGTTGGGCACACAGTAGGTACACGCATAGTTGCAGGCTGAAGTCAGGCTGATTCGCAAGTTGCGGAAACGCCTGCCTTGACGGTCAACGATCATGAGCGACTCCGGCTAAGAAATTAGGCCGGTAAAACATGACTGGACATCACGTTTCAACCAACCCCGGGGCCCAGTATATTCCCGCACCAACGATCCCTGCATTCACTACCTGACGCTATAACGGTACCGAATATATCAGCTGCCTGGCGGGGTATCGGTATCACGCTTGCGTTTGTTACCCATACGCACGCCGATGTCCATCAGGAACTGAAAAAAGCCCTCCTGATCTTCCAGCACATTGCTCCAGAACGGCGAGTGATACAGGGCCACGGCGCCATGCACCAGTGCCCAGGACGCACAGTAATGAAAATAAGGCGGCACATCTTCGAGCTTGCCTTCGCTGATCCGCCCCTTGATCAACAGGGTCAGGCGCTCGAAGTTCGACGCGCGAATCCGGTGCAACTCCTCGATCATCTCCGGCACCTGATTGCCCTTGACCACTTTTTCTTCCAGTCGATCGAACAACCGGTAGCGCTGAGGATCGCGCATGCGGAATTCGAAGTAGGCGCGGGATAAAGCTTCCTTATCCTTGTCGACGTCGGCAGAGTGGAGCAACTCGTTCAAATCGCGCTCGTAGTCGAGCATCAGGCGCAGGTAGATTTCCGCCTTGGACTTGAAGTGCTTATAGATGGTGCCTTTGCCGATACCCACGGCATCAGCGATCATCTCGACGGTGACACTGTCTTCACCTTGATCGAGGAACAGCTTTAGCGCGGTATCGAGAATTTCTTGCTCGCGGCGACGAAACTCACGGACCTTACGAGGTTCTTTTTGCATAAGAAAAGGTCTGTAGGGGTCAAAATCGAAGCCGCGTATTATGCCTAACTTGCGCCAAATTGCACGGATCATCCGACCATGTCTACGTTTCTTGATGAATTTGCACAGGCCCCGGGCCTGCGATATTTAAACCACGCTGCGGTCGCCCCCTGGCCAAAACGCGCCGCGACCGCCGTCAGCCGCTTTGCCCAGGAGAACGTTTTATTGGGCGCGAGGGACTATCCAGACTGGATGGTGGTAGAGCAACGCTTGCGTGAACGCCTGATGCGCCTACTGAACGCACCGTCGACCGATGACATCGCTCTGGTCAAAAATACCTCGGAAGCGCTGTCATTCGTTGCATTTGGACTGGACTGGAAAGCCGGCGACCAGATCGTTATCAGCGATGAAGAGTTCCCATCCAACCGCATCGTCTGGGAGGCGCTGGCGCCCCAAGGCGTCGAAGTCATCCAGGTCAGCCTCAAAAACGACGACCCTGAGGCGGCGCTGCTCGCCGCCTGCGGTGCTCGCACACGCCTGCTGTCGATCAGCGCGGTGCAATACGCTTCGGGCCTGCGCCTGGATCTGGAGCGTCTGGGCCAGGGCTGCAAACAACGCAGCGTGCTGTTCTGCATTGATGCTATCCAGCAACTGGGCGCCCTGCCCTTTGATGTTCAGGCAAACCAATGCGACTTCGCCATGGCAGACGGCCATAAGTGGTTGCTGGGCCCGGAAGGCCTGGGCGTGTTTTATTGCCGCAGCGAATTGCGACCACAACTGAAACTCAGTGAGTTCGGCTGGCACATGCTCGAGCACATGGGTGACTACAACCGCACGACATGGGAGCCCGCCCTGTCTGCGCGCCGCTTCGAATGCGGCAGCCCGAACATGCTTGGCACCATGGCATTAGAGGCCAGCCTTTCGCTGCTCGAAGACGTCGGCATGGACGCAGTGGGGAAGGCCATTGCCGAGCGCATTCTCTGGCTCGAAGACGGGTTGAGCGCCATTCCAGGTGTCCGCTTGCACACTCCAAAAAACCCTGAGAAACGCGCGGGAATCCTGAGCTTCAGCCTGGACGGTATAGCGAACGCCCACGTATTCGAGCACCTTAAACGGGAACAGGTGGTGTGCGTTCAACGTGGACCCGGCGTCAGATTTTCCCCACACTTTTATACTGAGTCGCGGGTGATCGAAGAGACATTGGCCATCGTACGCACGCTGGCGGCTCATTGAGAACTCAACAGAAGCGGATGTATTCCAAATCTGTTTAAAAAATGAGCATCTGCGACTGGACGCCCGCCAATCATGACCAATACTAAGATAGTTGACGCGACATCTCCCCCAAGTGACGCGTCAATGAAGGTGCCGATGGACCGAGCGCCTTTGTTTTACTCCTAATGGTCTTAACCCGGATTCCCCCCCCAGAGCCCGGGTTTTTTTTGCATGAAAATACCCTGCAGGGCAGCGCTCGAGAAAAGAGTGCCTAGCGCTTCACGTGCGCCAGAGGGAACAGCCGCCTAAAGTTTTCAGTGGTCTGCTCGGCAAAACGCTCGTAGGACTCACCACGCAACATCGCCAGAAACTCTGCCACTTCCCGCACATATTGCGGAAGGTTGGGTTTGCCTCGATAAGGAATCGGTGCCAGGTAAGGTGAGTCGGTCTCCACCAGTAATCGATCGACGGGCACCTGACGTGCCACGTCTCGCAGAGCATCGGCATTACGGAAGGTGACGATCCCGGACAACGAGATATAAAACCCCAGGTCCAGCGCCGCCCTGGCCATCTCCCAATCCTCGGTAAAGCAGTGCAGTACGCCAGCGTGCGGCAACGCAGCTTCTCGCAACAGGTTCAAGGTGTCGGCGCGAGCGCCACGAGTGTGCACAATAACCGGCTTGCCCGTGATGCTGGCCGCCTGCAGGTGCAGACGAAACGATTGTTGCTGAAGCTCGGCAGCCTCAGGCTCATAGTGGTAATCCAGTCCCGTCTCGCCAATGGCCACCACCCGCGGGTGATTCAGCTCATCCAGCAGCCAGTCCAGTGCCGGTGCCTCGCCCGGCTGCAGGTCCAGCGGATGAATACCCACCGAACAATCCACGTCGTCATAACGCTCAGCCAAGGCTTTGACCGCACCGGCATTCTCGGCGCTGACACCGATGCACAGAAAATGCCCGACGCCCCGCGCCCGTGCAGCGTCAAGGGCTGCATCGAGCGAACCTGCATGCACAGCGAGATCGAGACGGTCGAGGTGGCAATGGGAATCTACAAGCATGGCAGGATGGCAACTACATGGTATGGGTTGGACGGTCGGATTTCAGGGCTCCGGCCAGGTACGTTTCAATCTTGTTCCGGGCCGTGTTGTCGCCATCATTGAACTGGACGCCAACTCCCGCCGCCCGATTACCCTGAGCGCCCTTGGGCGTTATCCAGGCAACCTTGCCCGTCACCGGGATTTTTTCCGGCTCGTCCATCAGGTTGAGCAGCATGAACACCTCGTCACCCAGCTTGTAGCTTTTGCTGGTAGGGATGAACAGCCCGCCATTTTTGATGAATGGCATATAAGCGGCGTACAACACGGATTTGTCCTTGATCGTCAGGGACAAAATGCCGTTCCGTGGGCCTGGACTCAGCGGCAAGTTCATTGCAACTCCTGGGGACATGATCCGAATAATAGGGTCTGTTGACGTTTGTTGGCGAACCGCGTTGCGATGCCAACGTGTGCGAGGCAAGGCGCGGGATGCCGCTAATGGTTGTTCCCTTGGCAAATCCCGCAACGCAGCCTCGCGCACGTTGGCGCGCAACCCGAAGGGACGGGGCCCATTTGGCGCAGGGCTGCGTTGCTCGGAACTTATTTGGAACAACCAAACCGCGTTCCTCGCGCCTCGCCCTGCGCCAAATGGGCCTCCGTCGCGGTCGTCACCAAACGTCAACAGACCCTAGAGTCTAACCTTGTCCGAGCAAGCCTGCCCACTGCACCAACAACGCTTCGAGCAACAACACCCGGTTAAGACTGGCTTTGGACATGACTTTCTGACGCTGGGCCAGCACCCAGTCCTGAATCCCGAGGACCTTGCCCTGAGTGGATTTCTGCGCCAGGTATTGCAGCACCTTACGCATATCCCCCAAGCCTAGCCCCGCTTCATCCTGGGTCAGCTGATAGCGCAGAATCAGATGCGACCAGTCGCAGAACCAGTCGAACAGCAACAACAGCGGAATATCTTTCCAGCCTTCAGCCAGCTGAGTGGGTGATTGCTGGTGTTTAAGCAGTTTTTTCACACCGTCCACCACCAGCGCCCGCTGCTCCCGTACGCCCTGAGCCTGCAGGCTGACTGCCGCCAAGGGCGAACCGGCGGCCAGCGCCAGCAGTTCGACACGCTCATCCTCCGCGCAATCGGGCAACGCGCTGGCCAGCCAGTCCAGGCTCATCGCCTCACTGGGCAGCGGACAGGCCTGTTGCACGCAACGGCTTTTGACCGTCGGCAACAAACGGCTCGGCTGATGACTGACCAGCAACAGCACGGTATTGCCGGAAGGTTCTTCGAGACTTTTGAGCAATGCGTTAGCGGCGTTGACGTTCATCGACTCGGCAGGCTCGATCAACACCACTTTGCGACCGCCCATTTGCGCGGTCTGCACGACGAAGCTGACCAGATCGCGAACCTGATCGACCTTGATTGCTTTGTCCGCCTCTTCCGGCTCCAGCACGTAATTATCCGGGTGACTGCCCGCGACCAGTAGCAGGCAGGACTTGCACTGACCACACGCGTCCAGTCCTTCAGGGCGCCGACACAACAAGCGAGCCATGAGGCGCTCCGCCAGTGCGCGCTTGCCGATGCCCGCAGGCCCATGAAGCAAGTAAGCGTGCGCGTGCTGGCTACGCCCGGCCAGTTGCTGCCAAAGACTTTCTTGCCACGGGTAGGCCTCAGCCACGTTGAAGCTCCAGCAACTCGGGCAGCAAGCCATCAAGTGACTGCTGAACCTCCGACAGCGACAACGCTGCGTTAACCAGACGGTAGCGCTCAGGACTGGCGGCCGCACGTTTCAGATAGGTACTGCGCACGGCATCGAAGAACGTCCGACCTTCCTGCTCGAAACGGTCGAGCCGCCCACGGGCCGTCGCACGCGCCAGACCCACTTCCACCGGCAAGTCGAACACCAGGGTCAGATCGGGACGCAGATCACCCTGAACAAAATGCTCCAGGACGGCGATTCGCTCATGGGACAAGCCACGGCCACCCCCTTGGTAAGCGTAGGTTGCATCTGTAAACCGATCACACAGCACCACTGCCCCGCGAGCCAGTGCCGGACGAATGACTTCAGCCAGATGCTGGGCTCTGGCAGCGAATACCAACAACAGCTCGGTATCGGCGTTCATCGGTTCATCGCTCGGCGCTAACAACAGCTCGCGAATCCGCTCAGCCAAAGGCGTGCCGCCCGGCTCCCGGGTCAGCACAACATGGACACCATGGGCGCGCAGGCGCTCGGCCAGGTATTCGCGGTTGGTGCTTTTACCAGCGCCTTCCGGACCTTCCAGGGTAATAAACAAGCCAGTCACAGGCAGTCCTTAATCAAATTCATTGCGGGCTCTGCTCGCTTTTGTCATCTGGCGTGGCAGTGGGTGCGGGAGTCGGAGCCGGTACGACCTCTGGCTCCGACGTTGGCATGGAGCCCGGAGCGGGAACAGGCGCCGGACTGGAACGATAGTCCGCACGTCGTTTGAGCTGAAACTCGCGAACCGCGTTGTTATGGGCGTCCAGATCAGCAGAAAACACATGACTGCCGTCACCGCGAGCAACGAAATACAAGCTGCTGCCAGGCACTGGATTAAGCGCGGCATGGATGGCTTCGCGTCCCACCAACGAGATCGGGGTCGGCGGCAAACCAGCGATGACATAAGTGTTATAGGGCGTTGGCTCTTTCAGGGAAGCACGGGTCAACTTGCCGTTGTAACGCTCACCGAGGCCGTAGATCACGGTAGGATCGGTCTGCAACAACATCCCCATCTGCAGGCGCCGGACAAAAACGCCGGCGATTTGCGCACGCTCCTGAGGCACGCCGGTTTCTTTTTCGACCAGCGAGGCCATGATCAACGCATGATACGGGTCGACATAAGGCACGTCAGCCGCACGTTTGGTCCACTCCTCCGCCAGGACTTCATCCAGGCGGTTGTACGCCTGCTTGAGCAAGTCGACGTCGCTCATGCCGCGTACGTAACGGTAGGTGTCAGGGAAGAAACGACCTTCAGGGAATACATCGGCGTGGCCCAGCCTGGCCATCAACTCCGTGTCGCTCAACCCGGCCAGGTTCTGCTCAAGCTTGAGCTGCTTGGCCAAGGCCGCACGGACCTGACGGAAATTCCAGCCTTCAACCAGTGTCAGGCTGTATTGCACCACCTCGCCACGATGCCACAACCCCAGTAGCGCCTTGGCATTCATTGCGGGTGTCATGCGGTATTCGCCGCTGTGGAACGATTGATCCGACAGATTAAAACGCCAGTAAAGACGCAACCAGAAGGCGTCCTTGATCACCCCGTCGGCCTGCAAACGATTAAGCACGCCAGTGGGCGTGGAGCCTGCGGGGACGTCGAGTAACTGTTCCTGAGTCAGGTTCAAGGGCTGCTTCAGCGCTGCATCCTGTTGCCAGACAGACAGGCCCAGCAGTAACCCTGCCAGGACCAGACAACCTTCGAACAACACCAATAATTTACGAATCACCGATCAAACATCCAGAAGCGCGCGAGCAATGCCCTGCAGTTTACGGGTGAGCGGGCCAACCGGCCAGTTCAGCCGTGCAACCCCTCGCACGGGCCACACACCGTAGACACTGTTGCTCAGAAAAACCTCGTCCGCCTGCTCCAGATCGAGCCACTGGATGTCGCGTTCTTCAGTGCCAATGCCCAGCGTCCGGGCTTGAGCCAGCAGTTCTGCGCGCATCACACCGGCCACGCCGCAACGGCTCAGGTCGGCGGTCAGCAGCACACCCTCCTTGATCAGAAAGACATTGCTGTACACACCCTCGATTATCCGCCCGGAGGTATCGCACATCAGCCCTTCGGCGTATGCGCTGTCCTGCCACTCGCTACGCGCGAGCACCTGCTCCAGCCGATTCAGATGCTTGAGCCCGGCCAACAGGGGTTGTTCAGATAAACGAGTAAGGCATTCAAACAGGCAGATACCCTGCTCGGCATGAGCCGCCGGATAGGCTGGCGCCGCGCCGCCCTGAAGGATGCGCCGTGGCTCGGCCATGGGTGCGGG includes:
- a CDS encoding TetR/AcrR family transcriptional regulator is translated as MQKEPRKVREFRRREQEILDTALKLFLDQGEDSVTVEMIADAVGIGKGTIYKHFKSKAEIYLRLMLDYERDLNELLHSADVDKDKEALSRAYFEFRMRDPQRYRLFDRLEEKVVKGNQVPEMIEELHRIRASNFERLTLLIKGRISEGKLEDVPPYFHYCASWALVHGAVALYHSPFWSNVLEDQEGFFQFLMDIGVRMGNKRKRDTDTPPGS
- a CDS encoding TatD family hydrolase; this encodes MLVDSHCHLDRLDLAVHAGSLDAALDAARARGVGHFLCIGVSAENAGAVKALAERYDDVDCSVGIHPLDLQPGEAPALDWLLDELNHPRVVAIGETGLDYHYEPEAAELQQQSFRLHLQAASITGKPVIVHTRGARADTLNLLREAALPHAGVLHCFTEDWEMARAALDLGFYISLSGIVTFRNADALRDVARQVPVDRLLVETDSPYLAPIPYRGKPNLPQYVREVAEFLAMLRGESYERFAEQTTENFRRLFPLAHVKR
- a CDS encoding aminotransferase class V-fold PLP-dependent enzyme; its protein translation is MSTFLDEFAQAPGLRYLNHAAVAPWPKRAATAVSRFAQENVLLGARDYPDWMVVEQRLRERLMRLLNAPSTDDIALVKNTSEALSFVAFGLDWKAGDQIVISDEEFPSNRIVWEALAPQGVEVIQVSLKNDDPEAALLAACGARTRLLSISAVQYASGLRLDLERLGQGCKQRSVLFCIDAIQQLGALPFDVQANQCDFAMADGHKWLLGPEGLGVFYCRSELRPQLKLSEFGWHMLEHMGDYNRTTWEPALSARRFECGSPNMLGTMALEASLSLLEDVGMDAVGKAIAERILWLEDGLSAIPGVRLHTPKNPEKRAGILSFSLDGIANAHVFEHLKREQVVCVQRGPGVRFSPHFYTESRVIEETLAIVRTLAAH
- a CDS encoding DNA polymerase III subunit delta' → MAEAYPWQESLWQQLAGRSQHAHAYLLHGPAGIGKRALAERLMARLLCRRPEGLDACGQCKSCLLLVAGSHPDNYVLEPEEADKAIKVDQVRDLVSFVVQTAQMGGRKVVLIEPAESMNVNAANALLKSLEEPSGNTVLLLVSHQPSRLLPTVKSRCVQQACPLPSEAMSLDWLASALPDCAEDERVELLALAAGSPLAAVSLQAQGVREQRALVVDGVKKLLKHQQSPTQLAEGWKDIPLLLLFDWFCDWSHLILRYQLTQDEAGLGLGDMRKVLQYLAQKSTQGKVLGIQDWVLAQRQKVMSKASLNRVLLLEALLVQWAGLLGQG
- a CDS encoding FimV/HubP family polar landmark protein, whose translation is MVQVRKLVLAIAAASALSSGMAHALVLGDLTLKSTLNQPLVAEIELLDARDLNAGQVVPSLAPSADFAQAGVARQAFLDDLTFTPVLNAGGKSVLRITSSKPVRDPYMKFLVQVLWPNGRLLREYSLLLDPPKATPEAAVAAQLPATAPAEPQAPAATPPAPVEAPAPTPVAEAKPARYTTSKRDTLWEIAARVRNGGSVQQTMLAIQALNPDAFIGGNINRLKTGQVLRLPDQQQITTLPQPQAVAQVAEQNVAWRQRRSLPAAARQVDATRRARADAAPSKVDAQDNLSLVSGSSKAGGKGASGDSKALSNKLAVAKENLDTTRRDNAELKSRMTDLQSQLDKLQRLIQLKNNQLAKMQADGATAPGATNTVPPLPAELVAADMVAKVPGEIAPEDALPPGAAQASAAPDAAPIAPAPAAPAAEENADNALNQLLASPLMLGLLGGGALLIALLLLLLLARRRNARQASDKHKRMARALAEETQFAADMDLPEDSFDGVDVPPPSVMLAPVPVPAVEPVRERSADVLGQAEVHLANGRLNQAAELLEEAIKEEPQRSDLRLKLMEVYAEQGNRSGFTGQERKLVATGKNHAEVEQLKSRYPTMLVAAVAGLSAAALAAELDANYVKDLMLDEPEAPAPAATPAPVLTPTPTPAPVPAPAPVAESDDLDDFDQDFDLSLDDLEEASPAIIKNPVESTLDDVPVLGDDLNLDAPLVNDALLDDDLDFDAVLQQQTDARKAPSDDLADFDLDLPEEQPSLSAEDDFLLSLKDDLRDLPAFDDAPTLDQPVVDKSSADDLELPADFDLSLADEIDAEAAPDAFDSELNDVNAELDRLSQSLEHPPIAKPFEAPGVTAEDAALSDDEPEFDFLAGTDEAATKLDLARAYIEMGDNDGARDILDEVVGEGDETQKTEAQEMLARLL
- a CDS encoding PilZ domain-containing protein, giving the protein MNLPLSPGPRNGILSLTIKDKSVLYAAYMPFIKNGGLFIPTSKSYKLGDEVFMLLNLMDEPEKIPVTGKVAWITPKGAQGNRAAGVGVQFNDGDNTARNKIETYLAGALKSDRPTHTM
- a CDS encoding DUF1285 domain-containing protein — protein: MSGPGNANDLFAQIPKSKGLPPVHLWNPDFCGDIDMRIARDGTWYYLGTPIGRKPMVRLFSTIMRRDGDDYFLITPVEKVRIRVDDAPFVAVSLEVEGQGEDQRLRFTTNVEDQTEAGPEHPIRVEIDPLTQEPAPYVHVRVNLEALMHRNVFYQLVDLAVTREIDGQRWLGVWSGGEFFRIGLEP
- a CDS encoding DUF4823 domain-containing protein produces the protein MRSLVLLLTLLALSGCMSVSDMGQGAHDQLSDAGLLDHSNTSRANNLRIQADSFIYIAQGSFVPPGNAYPRPNVVAEEAFHGFVEYFPMVRRARAPIGLDAALSEARAAGAHYLLYTRFAKADDRIGNTDEWHDQQAVDRLGVDSGVIQLMLIETSTRYLIDTARIHTRGGLLTLRNTKPEDLLGPPLEDYARSLLGMSR
- a CDS encoding GTP 3',8-cyclase MoaA produces the protein MIVDRQGRRFRNLRISLTSACNYACTYCVPNGKRLVAAQDELSADAMARGVAYLIEAAGIERLRITGGEPLVSPKLEAFMGRVGQLGLADISLTTNGQLLARKLPLLVDGGIRRLNVSLDTLDPVAFRQIARGGDLASVLDGMDQARAAGIKIKVNMVPLRGQNLDQVMPMLDYCLERGYELRFIELMRMGHLANDSNAFLQQFVSLQQLLALIGERYEYLQADAPVDATAVRYQIPDLGFFGVIANESVPFCRTCSRLRLSSTGWLHGCLSSSNRHYVGDLLDKPRHEALPALQRLLVRALGDKQEVAFSGGATIMKIIGG
- a CDS encoding aspartate-semialdehyde dehydrogenase, yielding MKQSFDIAVIGATGTVGETLVQILEEREFPVASLHLLASIESAGHSVPFKGKNVRVREVDEFDFSKVQLVFFAAGPAITRSYAARATAAGCTVIDLSGGLPAEQAPTIIPEVNAALLGALRKPYQIASPSPSATALAVVIAPLRALLGVVRVNVTACLAVSSQGREGVAELARQTAELLNVRPMEPRFFDRQMAFNLLAQVGTPDTQGHAPLEKRLVTELRELLAMPLLKVSATCVQAPVFFGDSFSVSLQLSGAVDLAAVNAVLEAAPGIELIEAGDYPTAVGDAVGQDVVYVGRVRTGIDDPEELNLWITSDNVRKGAALNAVQVAELLIKDLV